A genomic stretch from Sphingobacterium sp. ML3W includes:
- a CDS encoding class I SAM-dependent methyltransferase produces the protein MERFNRKNHWENIYKTKELKETSWYQQTPQTSLDYLSAFNVPVSAKIIDVGGGDSLLVDYLIDLGYEDITVLDISEKAIDRARQRLGDKADKVKWIVEDITHFVPTESYDFWHDRAAFHFLTSEDDIAGYLKKVKENINPDGILVIGTFSEQGPKKCSGIEIKQYSELSLTNQFKDYFNKINCHSVNHRTPSDTTQNFVFCSFRKSAANG, from the coding sequence ATGGAAAGATTCAATCGTAAAAATCACTGGGAAAATATTTACAAGACCAAAGAGCTTAAAGAGACAAGCTGGTATCAGCAAACACCGCAAACATCCTTGGATTATTTAAGTGCTTTTAATGTACCTGTCTCTGCAAAAATTATTGACGTTGGTGGTGGTGATAGCTTGCTGGTCGATTATCTAATAGATTTGGGATATGAAGATATTACGGTCTTGGATATTTCCGAAAAAGCTATTGACAGAGCAAGACAACGGTTAGGCGATAAAGCTGATAAGGTAAAGTGGATCGTCGAGGATATTACTCATTTTGTGCCTACAGAAAGTTATGATTTTTGGCATGACCGGGCAGCTTTTCATTTTTTAACAAGCGAAGATGATATTGCAGGTTATCTAAAGAAGGTAAAAGAAAATATAAATCCAGATGGAATTTTGGTTATAGGCACATTTTCTGAACAAGGTCCAAAAAAATGCAGCGGCATTGAGATCAAACAGTATTCCGAATTAAGTTTAACAAATCAGTTCAAGGATTATTTTAATAAGATCAATTGCCATAGCGTAAACCATCGGACACCATCTGACACGACACAGAATTTTGTGTTTTGTAGCTTTCGGAAATCGGCCGCAAATGGATGA